A region of the Acidobacteriota bacterium genome:
TCGAGCCGGATGGTCCGATTTTGCATGAGTCCGCGGAAGCCGTCGCGGAAACCGACAACCTGCATGCCGTGGGTTCGGATCGCTGCCTTCCCAATCGCCCGGATGGCCGCATTCAGCCCGGGCGAGTCGCCGCCTGCTGTCAAGATGCCGATCGTTTTCGCCATACCGTTCCGCTTCGAGTGTCGAGCAAGGATACCCGCCGCTTGCCAGGGTGCGCCGCGACCCCTGGGACTGTGCATACGGCTGTACCCTTGGACTTATGGACGCAGCCTTCGACGAACTGATCGCACGAGACGGCACCGCTGCCGTAGTGAACGCCCGAGGGGTTTTCGAGGTCGCAGCGTGATCGAGCCGTCTGTCACCTCGGAGATTGGCAAGCTCGAAACCGTGCTCGTTCACCGGCCTAGTGTCGAGATTGCCAGACTCACTCCGGACAACAAAGAGGCGTTGTTGTTTGATGACCTGCTGTGGTTGGATCGGGCTCAGGACGAGCATGATGCCTTTGTTGGTCTGATGATCGATAGGGGAGTGGAGGTGTTGTATTTCGATCGATTGCTCACCGACGTGATGAAGATGCCTGCCGCCCGTGATTCGCTGTTGCGCACGGTGTTCACCCCCGCTCGGTGTGGCCCGAGGGCTTCCGAGGCGCTCATCGCGATGCTCACAGAGACAACAGCGGAGAAGGTTGTCGAGGTATTGGTCGGCGGCATCATGGAACACGAGCTCGGTGCCTGGGGGCTGGATCCTCTTTTCGCGGATCTTGTTGCCGACCGATACCACCACGTGCTTAGCCCGCTTCCCAACCTTCTGTTCATGCGTGACAACGCATCGTGGATTGGGTCGGCGCTGTCGCGCAATGTGCTGAAAACGCCCGCGCGTCAGCGAGAGTCCATGTATATGGCGTCGATCTACGATCACCATCCGCTACTTTCGCAGCTCGGCTCAAGACCGGTGTTCGGTGCGGAGCGCGGAGATGTGTATCCAGCATCGCTCGAAGGAGGGGATGTACTGGTCCTCGACGAACATACCGTCTGTCTCGGCATTTCAGAGCGCACAGCACCGTCGGCCATCGAGATTCTGGCGTTGCGGCTATTTGCCGAGACCCCGATAACTCAGGCAATCGTGGTCCGTCTGCCAAATACTCGCGCCCTCATGCACCTCGATACCGCCTTCACGATGGTCGACCATGCAACGTTCAACATTTTCCCTGGGCTGCTTGTCGTAGAAGGGATCCACCTGATTCGGCCACAGGGTGATCACGGTCTGGGCGTAGTCGCCATGCCTTCAATCGAGTCGGCGCTTCTTGAGGCACTGGGTCTCGAGTCCATCACAATGATTCAAACCGGCGGTGACGCAATTGGGAGACTTCGCGAGCAATGGGATGACGGCAACAACACACTTGCTTTGGAACCCGGCGTTGTGGTCGCGTACTCAAGAAATGTCGAGACAAACCGCCAGCTACGTAATCACGGCATTGAGGTGCTTGAGTTGGATAGTTCGGAGCTATGTCGGGGGCGAGGAGGTAGCCGATGCATGACTCAACCTATCGTCAGGGTGAATCTGGGGTAGCGCACCACGGTCTAGAGACCGTCGCCCTTCCCGCGGCTCTCGCCGACCAAATAGTCGGGCTGTTGGTCGAGGCGCTGCCACATGAGGGATGCGGCGTAGTTGGTATGACGGGTCACGAGGTAACACGTGTGTATCCAATAAGGAACGTCAGCCCGTCAGCGACGTCGTACACCTTAGACCCAAGAGAGCTTGTGCAGGCGTTGAGAACCGCACACGACGAGGATGCACCAATTGGTGGTCTGTTCCACTCGCATCCCGAGGGTGCCCCGTACCCGTCCTCGGTGGACCTTGCCACCGATGTTGACCGTGCCTGGGTGCATCTGATCGTGGCGCTCAGCGGCGAACTTTCGGTGATTAGGGCGTTTCGATTTGGCATCGATGGTGTCACGCGGGTCGATATCGTGAGACCGCCAAACCCCCCAGCACACTGAACTGCGGTCATCGCACTGGTTACCAACCGCCAGGTGTTGGACGGACGAACCAGCAGTGCCGCGGTGCACTAGCCTTTGCGCATGGCCGATTCTACGAAAGAACTCACCGCACACCACCTCATGTTTTCGTACATCGGGCTGGGGATGCACATAGCGGCCGGTGTCTTCATCGCTATCTCGGTACTTGTTGCTCCGCTTAGCCTCGTTGGCGGCTTGGCTGTGCTCTGGGTCGTCGGTGGAGTGCACTCGCTGAGGGTGTGGCGGGAGAAACTAGCTCGGCCACTTCTCGTCGCCATGGGGGTCTCGGTTGCATGGATTCTGGCGCTTACGTTCCGATGACTGCGCTGAAGCTCACCGTATTGGGCTGCGGATCTGGGGGACCTCGACCCGGCATCGCAGCATCGGGCTATCTCATCACCGCCGCAGGTACGTCCCTCGTCCTGGGCCTCGGGTCGGGTGCTCTCTCCGACCTGAGAGTCGACGGTGATCCTGCGGTAGCGATCATGTTTCGCGACTCTGCGGCGGTTGCTACCTGACGCTGCGGTCCATCACCTCAGCGATTGGAGAACTTGATATTTGGCCTTTTGGCCGACCCACCCGTGAGACAGCGCGCCTCGCGTCATGCGACAGCCCGCACCACATGAGTCGCGCCCGAGCCAGTGTCTACTCTCATGCAACGCAGGCCCACGGCGTCGGCGGAAGCCAATGCATGAATTCAGCCGATCAAGATGGTGGCTCTGGGCCGGCGTCCGATGTTGACGATCCCATCACGCTTCCGGCAGTGCTAGCCGATCAGATCTTCAGACTGGTGGTGGATGCGCTTCCGGACGAGGGTTTTGGGGTTCTGGGCATGGTGAGGGGTGAGGTGACCCATGTGTATTTTGCGACGAACATCGACGCATCTGCGAGTTTGTACACGTTGGAACCAAAGGGAATTGGTGCTGGCGCTGCGCACGGCCAACGATATCGGGGCGCCGATTGGTGCACTTTTTCATTCCCACCCGACCGGTGCCGCGTATCCGTTGGCGACTGATGTAGTGACCGATGTCGATCGAGATTGGGTGCATCTGATTGTCGGTCTCGCCGGCAAGGTTCCTGTGTTGAGAGCCTTCCGGGTTGGCACGGGCGGAGTGAGACCGGTGGGCGTTGTGAATTCGTCGGTCGAGCAGCGGTAAGCGACGTAATCCTCGGGCAGGTGATCATTCTGGAAGGGTTGTCCGTGTCGAGTGCCACGGGGGCGTCGAGATAGTTGCGTCTGGAGCTCGGAGCCGGGGCACGCGCGCGAAAGTCCGAGGTGTCGTCCTCGGACTTCCCGCGTGTTTGGTTGGCGATTCAGGGTCGGGATTGGTCACCTGCTCCGTCGCTTGCGTTGTCGGCCCCGTTCTCCGCTTGGTTGCCTGCTCCGTCGCTTGCGTTG
Encoded here:
- a CDS encoding arginine deiminase, with product MIEPSVTSEIGKLETVLVHRPSVEIARLTPDNKEALLFDDLLWLDRAQDEHDAFVGLMIDRGVEVLYFDRLLTDVMKMPAARDSLLRTVFTPARCGPRASEALIAMLTETTAEKVVEVLVGGIMEHELGAWGLDPLFADLVADRYHHVLSPLPNLLFMRDNASWIGSALSRNVLKTPARQRESMYMASIYDHHPLLSQLGSRPVFGAERGDVYPASLEGGDVLVLDEHTVCLGISERTAPSAIEILALRLFAETPITQAIVVRLPNTRALMHLDTAFTMVDHATFNIFPGLLVVEGIHLIRPQGDHGLGVVAMPSIESALLEALGLESITMIQTGGDAIGRLREQWDDGNNTLALEPGVVVAYSRNVETNRQLRNHGIEVLELDSSELCRGRGGSRCMTQPIVRVNLG
- a CDS encoding M67 family metallopeptidase — protein: MHDSTYRQGESGVAHHGLETVALPAALADQIVGLLVEALPHEGCGVVGMTGHEVTRVYPIRNVSPSATSYTLDPRELVQALRTAHDEDAPIGGLFHSHPEGAPYPSSVDLATDVDRAWVHLIVALSGELSVIRAFRFGIDGVTRVDIVRPPNPPAH